In Rouxiella sp. WC2420, the following proteins share a genomic window:
- a CDS encoding elongation factor P hydroxylase, which yields MSELIEKHHYQEVIDIFDRCFSEDFNTRLIRGDDEPIYLPADEQEDYNRIVFAHGYYASALHEISHWCVAGAERRKLVDFGYWYCPDGRDAQTQGEFEKVEIKPQSYEWMFCAAAGFNFNVSCDNLSGDCEPDRLGFQRKVREEVLRTLEKGIPERPARFINALQAYYHTAPLSAESFKEEEEDDC from the coding sequence ATGTCAGAGTTAATTGAAAAGCATCATTATCAGGAAGTTATTGATATTTTTGACCGCTGTTTCAGCGAGGATTTCAACACGCGTTTAATCCGCGGCGATGACGAACCGATTTATCTTCCGGCAGATGAGCAGGAAGACTACAACCGCATCGTTTTCGCACACGGTTACTATGCCAGCGCGCTACACGAGATCTCCCACTGGTGCGTGGCCGGAGCAGAAAGGCGCAAGCTAGTGGATTTCGGTTACTGGTACTGTCCGGATGGCCGCGATGCACAGACGCAAGGCGAATTTGAAAAGGTCGAAATAAAACCTCAGTCATATGAATGGATGTTCTGTGCCGCTGCGGGCTTTAACTTTAATGTGAGCTGTGACAATCTGAGCGGCGATTGCGAACCTGACCGCCTTGGTTTTCAACGTAAAGTTCGCGAAGAGGTGCTGAGGACGCTTGAAAAGGGGATACCTGAACGCCCGGCGCGCTTTATCAATGCGTTACAAGCGTATTACCACACCGCGCCGCTGAGCGCAGAGTCGTTTAAGGAAGAGGAAGAGGATGATTGCTGA
- a CDS encoding YfcL family protein, with protein MIAEFEGRIFALIEDMVESATDDELFASGYLQGHLTVSVAEAEAHGENTSEQLKARVQSSLDKAIQAGELSPRDQILVLGMWENLYQKALPETER; from the coding sequence ATGATTGCTGAATTTGAAGGGCGTATTTTCGCGCTAATTGAAGACATGGTTGAAAGCGCCACCGATGATGAGCTGTTTGCCAGCGGTTATCTGCAAGGCCATTTGACCGTTTCTGTCGCCGAGGCTGAAGCCCACGGCGAGAACACTTCCGAGCAGCTCAAGGCGCGAGTGCAGTCGAGTCTGGACAAGGCGATTCAGGCGGGAGAGCTTTCTCCGCGTGACCAGATTCTGGTTCTCGGGATGTGGGAAAACCTTTATCAAAAAGCATTGCCAGAAACCGAGCGTTAA
- the mnmC gene encoding bifunctional tRNA (5-methylaminomethyl-2-thiouridine)(34)-methyltransferase MnmD/FAD-dependent 5-carboxymethylaminomethyl-2-thiouridine(34) oxidoreductase MnmC: MDHIAIQPAELSWNEQGTPVSRQFDDIYFSEQGGLDETRHVFLNGNHFPQRFSSHSRPLLIIAETGFGTGLNFLTLWQSFKEFQLSTAAESQQQLHQTTVKRLHFISYEKFPLSVDDLEKAHCHWPELAVYAEELRQQWPLPFAGCHRLLLDDGRITLDLWFGDVTHLLPSSDPSLYQQVDAWFLDGFAPSKNPEMWSDPLFAAMARLTRPQGTFATFTAAGFVRRGLQAAGFNVSKVKGHGKKREMLSGWREIAEKAPHAMPWYQRPAADNPQDVAIVGGGVASALLSLALLRRGYRVTLYCEDPQPAQGASGNRQGAVYPLLNGGHDAIEQFFAHAFTFARRQYSLFSAQGLAFDNDWCGVAQLAYDDKSQSKIDKMLAGDWPHSLATALDAAQFGEAVGLDTGHGGVGYPLGGWLCPAELTAQAIEYAQSLGLEVHYQHQVTRIGAIAGTEIDNVENESLETDNTGWKLNFAAGNGAIHATLVLANGAAINGFEQTSKLPVYAVSGQVSHIPTTPQLSRLKQVLCYDGYLTPVNPANQQHCIGASYHRAEQRPLYREEDQQQNRQRLIDCLPQEKWPQGVDVSERKARNGVRCATRDHLPMIGSIPDYDALLATYADLPQQMQQQQAVVPSPVYRNLFMLGALGSRGLSSAPLAAEILAAQIAGEPLPAESSTLAALNPNRMWVRKLLKGRPVTHLD, encoded by the coding sequence GTGGATCACATCGCTATCCAACCCGCCGAATTAAGCTGGAACGAACAGGGTACACCTGTTTCCCGACAGTTCGATGACATCTACTTTTCGGAACAGGGTGGCCTGGATGAAACCCGCCACGTGTTTCTTAATGGCAATCATTTTCCACAACGTTTTAGCAGCCATTCCCGCCCGCTTTTGATTATTGCCGAGACCGGGTTTGGTACCGGCTTAAACTTTCTGACTCTTTGGCAATCCTTTAAAGAGTTTCAACTCTCGACGGCAGCGGAATCGCAACAGCAGCTTCATCAGACAACGGTTAAGCGATTACATTTCATCAGTTACGAAAAATTTCCACTTTCGGTCGATGATTTGGAAAAGGCCCATTGCCATTGGCCAGAATTAGCGGTTTATGCTGAAGAACTTAGGCAACAATGGCCTTTACCTTTTGCTGGCTGTCATCGACTGTTGCTTGATGACGGGAGAATTACCCTGGATTTATGGTTTGGCGATGTCACTCACCTGCTGCCTTCCAGCGATCCAAGCCTTTATCAGCAGGTTGATGCCTGGTTCCTCGACGGCTTTGCCCCTTCGAAGAATCCAGAGATGTGGAGCGACCCACTGTTTGCCGCAATGGCCAGACTGACTCGCCCACAAGGCACTTTTGCCACATTTACCGCTGCCGGATTCGTAAGGCGTGGATTGCAGGCTGCCGGATTTAACGTCAGCAAGGTTAAAGGTCATGGCAAAAAGCGCGAGATGCTCAGCGGTTGGCGAGAAATCGCTGAAAAAGCGCCGCATGCTATGCCCTGGTACCAGCGCCCGGCGGCGGATAATCCGCAGGATGTGGCAATTGTCGGCGGCGGCGTGGCCAGCGCCCTGCTCTCGCTGGCGCTGCTGCGTCGCGGTTATCGGGTCACACTGTATTGCGAAGACCCTCAGCCTGCACAGGGCGCTTCGGGCAATCGTCAAGGCGCAGTTTATCCGCTGCTCAACGGCGGACACGACGCCATCGAGCAGTTTTTTGCCCACGCTTTTACCTTTGCCCGCCGTCAATACTCTCTTTTCTCTGCACAAGGCCTCGCATTCGATAACGATTGGTGTGGCGTGGCACAATTGGCCTATGACGACAAGAGTCAGAGCAAAATCGACAAAATGCTGGCGGGAGATTGGCCGCATAGTCTGGCAACAGCGCTTGATGCGGCACAGTTTGGCGAAGCGGTTGGGCTAGATACCGGCCATGGCGGCGTGGGTTATCCGCTGGGGGGCTGGTTATGCCCTGCTGAACTAACGGCGCAGGCTATCGAGTATGCACAATCGTTGGGTTTAGAGGTGCATTATCAGCATCAAGTGACCCGCATTGGCGCTATCGCCGGTACTGAAATCGATAACGTCGAAAACGAGAGTCTCGAAACCGATAACACTGGCTGGAAGCTAAATTTCGCCGCGGGCAACGGGGCTATACATGCAACATTAGTGCTGGCAAATGGCGCGGCAATCAACGGGTTTGAACAAACCTCGAAACTGCCGGTTTACGCGGTCAGTGGTCAGGTTTCACATATTCCAACCACCCCGCAGCTGAGCAGGCTCAAACAAGTATTATGCTACGACGGCTATCTGACGCCGGTTAATCCCGCTAACCAGCAACACTGTATTGGCGCCAGCTATCACCGCGCCGAGCAACGTCCGCTTTACCGTGAGGAAGACCAGCAGCAGAATCGCCAACGTCTCATCGATTGCCTGCCCCAAGAAAAGTGGCCGCAGGGGGTGGACGTCAGCGAGAGAAAGGCGCGTAACGGTGTGCGCTGCGCCACGCGCGATCACCTGCCGATGATTGGTAGCATTCCAGATTATGATGCTCTGCTTGCTACCTATGCTGATTTGCCGCAGCAGATGCAGCAGCAACAGGCCGTTGTGCCCTCGCCGGTTTACCGCAACTTATTTATGCTCGGCGCTTTAGGTTCGCGTGGCTTAAGCTCGGCACCGCTGGCCGCTGAGATACTGGCCGCACAAATTGCGGGAGAGCCGCTGCCCGCAGAATCCTCGACACTGGCGGCGCTAAATCCTAACCGCATGTGGGTCAGAAAACTGCTCAAAGGTCGCCCGGTCACTCATCTCGATTGA